In a single window of the Candidatus Zixiibacteriota bacterium genome:
- the sat gene encoding sulfate adenylyltransferase, which produces MSNSKLISPHGSDTLKILLLEGKEKEAELKKAEGLPKVVMTTRETGDLIMLGIGGFTPLEGFMTEADWKGVCQDMKMTNGIFWPIPVTLSHDDKIDAGAEICLVSGETEEIMGTMKVTECYEIDKEFECKHVYTTTDPEHPGVKMVMEQKKFNLAGPVKVLSESYFPTEFKGSYQRPAESRKIFEDNGWTTIAALQLRNPMHRSHEYLAKIALEVSDGLYIHQLVGKLKPGDIPADVRVNCINTLVENYFVKERVIQGGYPLDMRYAGPREGLLHAVFRQNFGCTHMIIGRDHAGVGDYYGPFDAQDIFFKLWDGALECKMLPIDWTFWCYKCGGMASMKTCPHAKEDRLFLSGTALRKSLSEGGDVPAEFSRAEVLAILRKYYGSLTEKVEVKMHGHATGDAK; this is translated from the coding sequence ATGAGCAACAGCAAACTTATCTCTCCCCATGGGAGTGACACTCTGAAGATTCTGCTTCTCGAAGGAAAAGAGAAGGAAGCAGAACTGAAGAAGGCCGAAGGACTGCCCAAGGTAGTCATGACCACTCGTGAAACCGGCGACTTGATTATGCTGGGTATTGGTGGTTTCACACCGCTGGAAGGATTCATGACTGAAGCGGACTGGAAAGGTGTCTGTCAGGACATGAAGATGACCAACGGTATCTTTTGGCCGATTCCAGTAACTTTGTCTCATGATGACAAAATCGATGCCGGTGCCGAAATTTGTTTGGTCTCAGGAGAGACTGAAGAGATTATGGGCACGATGAAAGTGACCGAGTGCTATGAAATCGACAAGGAGTTCGAGTGCAAGCACGTCTACACAACGACAGATCCGGAGCATCCGGGTGTGAAGATGGTCATGGAACAGAAGAAGTTCAACCTGGCTGGTCCAGTGAAAGTTCTCTCCGAGAGCTATTTCCCAACCGAGTTCAAGGGCAGCTACCAGCGTCCTGCTGAGAGCCGCAAGATATTTGAAGACAATGGTTGGACAACGATCGCCGCGCTACAGCTTCGTAACCCAATGCACCGTTCGCACGAATACCTGGCCAAGATCGCCCTTGAGGTTAGCGACGGATTGTATATTCACCAGTTAGTCGGTAAGCTGAAACCCGGCGACATTCCGGCTGATGTTCGTGTGAACTGCATTAATACGCTTGTTGAGAATTACTTCGTCAAGGAACGTGTAATACAGGGTGGATACCCGCTCGATATGCGCTATGCCGGTCCACGCGAGGGCCTGTTGCACGCCGTATTCCGCCAGAATTTTGGCTGCACCCATATGATCATTGGTCGTGACCATGCTGGCGTGGGCGACTATTATGGTCCGTTTGATGCCCAGGATATTTTCTTCAAACTCTGGGACGGTGCTCTTGAGTGCAAGATGCTTCCGATCGACTGGACTTTCTGGTGCTACAAGTGCGGTGGTATGGCTTCGATGAAGACCTGTCCGCATGCGAAGGAAGATCGTCTGTTCCTCAGTGGAACGGCTTTGCGTAAGTCTCTGTCTGAAGGTGGCGACGTTCCGGCCGAATTCAGTCGTGCGGAAGTATTAGCTATCCTGCGCAAGTACTACGGTTCTCTGACTGAGAAGGTCGAAGTGAAAATGCATGGCCACGCAACCGGCGACGCCAAGTAA
- the ettA gene encoding energy-dependent translational throttle protein EttA, with amino-acid sequence MSEKYIFHMQGVNKFYGQRQVLKNINLSFYPGAKIGIVGENGSGKTTVLRIMAGLDTEFQGDAFITPGFRAGIVQQEPELDPSLTVRQTIESAFGETKALLNEYNTIADSMATPMEDDEMQKTMERMGVLQDKIDTLDAWNLDRALSVASDALCLPDDDRVVETLSGGERRRVALCKILLEKPDLLLLDEPTNHLDPETINWLEEQLREYPGTVIIVTHDRYFLDNVTKWILELESGAGIPWEGNYTSWLEQKLTKLAHAEKKDSLRAKALQRELDWIRLSRGDRNEMARARIREYEQLVARETARSKSGETVIQIAPGPDLGSQIVEFQDVTMGYDDHTLFEKLSFGIPRSAVIGLVGPNGTGKTTLLKLVTNDLQPVSGTAVIGKSVQIAYADQERQSLDGDANLIEEVGGGLDHVVIGDRKIPIRQYLALYGFKGASQQKRASEFSGGERNRCHLAKVLKVGGNLLLLDEPTNDLDVNTLRMLEEAILDFSGCVLVISHDRFFLDRICTHLLVFEGEGKVRWYEGNFSSYQEWRSKELGDHLFENRRNRYRTIVKAQA; translated from the coding sequence TTGAGTGAAAAATACATCTTCCATATGCAAGGCGTGAACAAATTCTATGGCCAGCGACAGGTCCTCAAGAATATCAATCTAAGCTTCTATCCCGGCGCCAAGATCGGTATTGTCGGCGAAAACGGATCTGGTAAAACAACTGTGCTCCGCATCATGGCCGGTCTCGATACAGAGTTTCAGGGCGACGCCTTCATCACGCCTGGTTTCCGTGCTGGAATTGTACAGCAGGAACCAGAGCTTGATCCGAGCCTGACCGTGCGGCAGACGATTGAGTCCGCGTTTGGTGAGACCAAAGCCCTGCTCAATGAATACAACACTATCGCCGACAGCATGGCCACCCCTATGGAAGATGATGAAATGCAGAAGACAATGGAACGAATGGGGGTCCTTCAGGACAAAATTGACACTCTGGATGCATGGAATCTCGACCGCGCCCTGAGTGTGGCCAGCGATGCGCTCTGTCTTCCCGATGATGATCGCGTGGTTGAGACTTTGTCCGGGGGTGAGCGACGCCGAGTGGCGTTATGCAAAATTCTACTGGAGAAGCCGGACCTGCTGCTGCTTGATGAGCCAACCAACCATCTCGACCCCGAAACGATTAACTGGCTTGAAGAACAGTTGCGCGAGTATCCGGGCACAGTCATTATAGTAACTCACGACCGCTACTTTCTGGACAATGTCACCAAGTGGATTCTTGAACTGGAGAGCGGCGCGGGGATACCGTGGGAAGGCAACTACACATCATGGTTGGAACAAAAACTGACCAAACTTGCCCATGCCGAGAAGAAAGACTCTCTTCGAGCGAAAGCGCTCCAACGGGAACTTGACTGGATTCGACTTAGCCGAGGTGATCGCAACGAAATGGCTCGCGCTCGTATCCGCGAGTACGAACAGTTAGTAGCTCGCGAAACCGCCAGATCAAAGTCGGGCGAGACAGTTATTCAAATAGCGCCTGGGCCGGACCTCGGTAGTCAGATTGTAGAGTTTCAGGATGTGACTATGGGCTATGATGATCACACTCTGTTTGAGAAGTTATCGTTTGGCATCCCGCGTTCGGCGGTAATCGGTTTGGTTGGACCGAACGGGACCGGCAAAACCACCCTTCTCAAACTGGTCACCAACGATCTGCAGCCGGTCTCCGGCACCGCAGTGATCGGCAAATCGGTGCAGATAGCTTATGCCGACCAGGAACGGCAATCGCTTGATGGCGACGCCAACCTGATTGAAGAAGTAGGCGGCGGACTTGATCATGTGGTCATTGGCGATCGCAAAATCCCCATTCGGCAGTATCTTGCGCTGTACGGTTTCAAGGGGGCATCCCAACAAAAACGAGCTAGCGAGTTTTCGGGCGGTGAACGCAACCGGTGTCATCTAGCCAAAGTTCTCAAAGTAGGCGGCAACCTTCTGCTCCTGGACGAACCGACCAATGACCTCGATGTCAATACCCTGCGGATGCTCGAAGAGGCCATCCTTGATTTCTCCGGATGCGTACTGGTGATCAGTCATGATCGCTTTTTCCTTGATCGCATATGTACCCATCTGCTGGTATTTGAAGGCGAGGGTAAAGTCAGATGGTACGAAGGCAACTTCTCATCGTATCAGGAATGGCGCAGCAAGGAACTGGGCGATCACCTCTTTGAAAACCGCCGCAATCGGTATAGGACAATTGTGAAGGCACAGGCGTAA
- a CDS encoding YkgJ family cysteine cluster protein yields MREIENLKQQILKEYPRLDEQSTFDFRCHPGVPCFNNCCRDVNIFLTPYDIIRLKKKLGMTSTELLRKYTLSPFDRNLPYPVILLQMSSNEEKKCPFVSEKGCGVYEDRPWACRMYPLGLAAPGEGSEELDKEFYFLLKEDVCKGFNEDHQYVVSEWLKDQGIEEYNKMGEAFRDLTTHKYFQDGGELPPDRVEMFFMACYDVDRFRKLVFSSSFFEKFEVDEETKARIKEDDLEMLSFANQWLRFALFGAKSMVIKDAAIENKKKELKAKGKLARDHDVEK; encoded by the coding sequence ATGAGAGAGATTGAGAATCTCAAGCAGCAAATCCTTAAGGAGTACCCCCGTCTTGATGAGCAGAGTACTTTTGACTTCCGTTGTCATCCAGGCGTGCCATGTTTCAATAACTGTTGTCGCGACGTCAACATATTTCTGACACCATACGACATCATCCGGCTTAAGAAAAAGCTGGGCATGACATCGACAGAACTCCTGAGAAAATATACCCTCTCTCCGTTTGATCGAAACCTGCCATACCCGGTTATCCTGCTCCAGATGAGCAGCAACGAAGAGAAGAAATGTCCCTTTGTTTCTGAGAAGGGTTGTGGTGTCTATGAGGACCGTCCATGGGCTTGCCGCATGTATCCTCTCGGATTAGCCGCACCTGGAGAGGGTTCAGAAGAACTCGACAAGGAATTTTATTTCCTGCTAAAAGAAGATGTGTGCAAGGGTTTCAATGAAGACCATCAATACGTTGTGTCAGAGTGGTTGAAGGATCAGGGGATCGAAGAATATAACAAGATGGGCGAGGCGTTTAGAGACCTGACGACGCACAAGTACTTCCAGGATGGTGGGGAACTTCCGCCTGATCGAGTTGAGATGTTCTTCATGGCATGTTACGATGTAGATCGATTCCGAAAACTCGTATTCAGCTCTTCTTTCTTCGAGAAATTTGAGGTGGACGAAGAAACCAAAGCGCGGATCAAAGAAGACGATTTAGAGATGCTGAGCTTTGCCAATCAGTGGCTTCGGTTTGCTCTTTTTGGAGCCAAGAGCATGGTCATCAAAGACGCTGCCATTGAGAACAAGAAGAAGGAACTGAAGGCCAAAGGCAAACTGGCTCGAGATCATGATGTAGAGAAATGA
- the aprA gene encoding adenylyl-sulfate reductase subunit alpha has translation MANFETVEVKTDVLICGGGMAACGCAVEGAYWAKKHGLKVTLVDKAAMDRSGAVAMGLSAINQYVGVKDGQNTINDYCDYVRNDLMGVCREDLVANIARHVDSSVHLFEKWGLPIWKDAEGAYVHEGRWQLMINGESYKVLVAEAAKNALGMDNIYERVFIVEPLIDGDKCVGAVGFSVRDNKFYVFKAKTTIAVMGGAVHVFKPRSTGEGLGRSWYPPFNSGASAYFTLKGGAEMTCQEVRFIPVRFKDAYGPVGAWFLLFKSRATNGLGENYMETRRPELEKWKPYGMVKPVPANLRNWLMMLDVMDGKGPIYMRTEEAIQKIADESPDEKSKKKKLKELEAEAWEDFLDMTISQAILWAATNTAPEEKPSEIAACEPYFIGSHSGASGAWVSGPPDIAPEGYAWGYDNMTTVKGMFAAGDATGASSHKFSSGSLTEGRIAAKAAVAYCVDNPAEPTFDDAKIEELKKVILAPLDTFETNKDGSTDQDTNPNYIRPKQFMFRLQKIMDEYAGGVSTQFTTNKPLLEKGLELLDFLREDSDKLGAEDLHELMRCWENIHRMWQAEAHIRTILFREETRWPGYYFRSDCPTMKEDWAVFANCRYDRKSGKWEMMKRDIKYIFG, from the coding sequence ATGGCAAATTTCGAAACTGTTGAAGTCAAGACTGATGTCCTTATCTGCGGTGGCGGTATGGCTGCCTGTGGATGTGCTGTGGAAGGCGCCTACTGGGCCAAGAAACACGGCCTCAAGGTAACGTTGGTCGATAAGGCCGCTATGGATCGTTCCGGTGCGGTCGCTATGGGACTGTCCGCCATCAACCAGTATGTTGGTGTCAAGGACGGCCAGAACACTATCAATGATTACTGCGATTACGTTCGCAACGATCTGATGGGTGTTTGTCGTGAAGATCTCGTGGCCAATATTGCGCGCCACGTTGACTCGTCTGTGCATCTGTTTGAGAAGTGGGGACTGCCGATCTGGAAAGATGCCGAAGGTGCCTACGTACACGAAGGTCGCTGGCAGTTGATGATCAACGGTGAATCCTACAAGGTTCTCGTTGCTGAAGCCGCCAAGAACGCTTTGGGTATGGACAATATCTACGAGCGTGTTTTCATCGTTGAGCCTCTGATCGACGGTGACAAGTGTGTTGGCGCTGTTGGTTTCAGCGTCCGCGATAACAAGTTCTACGTCTTCAAGGCGAAGACGACTATCGCTGTCATGGGTGGCGCGGTACACGTCTTCAAGCCGCGTTCAACTGGCGAAGGTCTGGGTCGTTCCTGGTATCCGCCGTTTAACTCCGGCGCCAGCGCCTATTTCACCCTCAAGGGTGGCGCTGAAATGACCTGTCAGGAAGTCCGCTTTATTCCGGTGCGCTTTAAGGATGCTTATGGTCCTGTCGGTGCCTGGTTCCTGTTGTTCAAGTCCCGTGCCACCAATGGCCTGGGTGAGAACTACATGGAAACTCGTCGCCCTGAACTCGAGAAGTGGAAACCTTACGGAATGGTGAAGCCGGTTCCGGCCAACCTGCGTAACTGGCTCATGATGCTTGACGTTATGGACGGCAAAGGCCCGATCTATATGCGGACCGAAGAAGCCATCCAGAAAATTGCCGACGAATCTCCTGATGAGAAATCCAAGAAGAAAAAGCTCAAAGAGCTCGAAGCTGAAGCCTGGGAAGATTTCCTGGACATGACCATCTCGCAGGCTATTCTGTGGGCGGCCACCAATACCGCTCCGGAAGAGAAGCCATCTGAGATCGCCGCTTGTGAGCCGTACTTCATTGGTTCTCACTCTGGTGCCTCCGGCGCCTGGGTCAGTGGCCCTCCGGACATCGCTCCTGAAGGTTATGCCTGGGGTTATGACAACATGACCACCGTCAAGGGTATGTTCGCGGCCGGTGATGCTACTGGTGCTTCCAGCCACAAGTTCTCCTCCGGTTCTCTTACCGAGGGAAGAATTGCGGCCAAAGCTGCCGTAGCTTACTGCGTGGACAATCCGGCTGAGCCGACTTTTGATGATGCCAAGATCGAAGAGTTGAAGAAGGTCATCCTGGCTCCGCTGGATACCTTTGAGACCAACAAGGATGGTTCCACCGATCAGGATACCAACCCCAACTACATTCGTCCCAAGCAGTTCATGTTCCGTTTACAGAAGATCATGGACGAGTATGCTGGTGGCGTTAGCACTCAGTTCACGACCAACAAGCCGCTCCTCGAGAAGGGTCTCGAACTGTTGGACTTCCTCAGAGAGGATTCTGACAAGTTGGGCGCCGAGGATCTGCACGAACTGATGCGCTGCTGGGAGAATATCCACCGTATGTGGCAGGCAGAAGCTCATATCCGCACGATTCTCTTCCGTGAAGAGACTCGCTGGCCTGGATACTACTTCCGTTCTGACTGCCCGACCATGAAGGAAGACTGGGCGGTCTTTGCCAATTGCCGGTACGACCGCAAGTCCGGTAAGTGGGAGATGATGAAGCGCGACATCAAGTACATCTTTGGATAG
- the aprB gene encoding adenylyl-sulfate reductase subunit beta yields the protein MPSYVIPEKCDGCKALDKTACQYICPNDLMVLNKDLMKAFNQAPDMCWECYSCVKICPVQAVEVRGYADFCPLGASVTPMRSTDSIMWTVKFRNGMLKRFKFPIRTTPEGSAVPDGGFATADDDLKSTMLFTEPESCGMAEIPKVK from the coding sequence ATGCCTAGTTATGTGATCCCTGAGAAATGTGACGGGTGCAAGGCGCTGGATAAGACCGCTTGCCAGTATATCTGCCCCAATGACCTGATGGTTCTCAACAAAGATCTTATGAAGGCCTTCAACCAGGCCCCGGATATGTGTTGGGAATGCTATAGCTGCGTGAAGATTTGCCCGGTACAGGCGGTCGAGGTTCGCGGTTATGCTGACTTCTGCCCGCTGGGTGCTTCCGTCACGCCGATGCGTTCGACTGACAGCATTATGTGGACGGTTAAGTTCCGTAATGGCATGCTCAAGCGTTTCAAGTTCCCGATCCGTACGACGCCGGAAGGTTCGGCGGTCCCGGATGGTGGTTTTGCCACTGCTGATGATGATCTCAAGAGCACGATGCTGTTCACCGAGCCAGAGTCCTGTGGTATGGCCGAAATCCCCAAGGTAAAGTAG
- a CDS encoding immune inhibitor A, whose product MRYCHILILALVLLLVAGYAGAVAAEYMQVKIFIDTKADYIKFRSLPLDRVFQTDDYVEIITNKEELTELEIMGFRLEVIHADLVTFYRNRLDIHKDMGGYMTLSEVYAAIDVIVADHPTIVSTKHNLGSSIEGRPIWAIKISDNPNVNEDEPEVMFNSAIHAREVITPLVVLHAIDHLTDNYGVLPEITELVNNREIWFVPIVNPDGYYHNEVTNSGGGGMWRKNRRDNLDGTWGVDLNRNFGYQWGYDDVGSSPYCSTQTYRGTGAFSEPETQHMRDFTIAHSFVNTVYIHSYSNLILYPWGYDYLLTPENDLFAAMADSMATFNGYTAEPSHGLYPANGVSDDWCYGEQVLKNKNYAFTFEVGSSDDGFWPDPSRISALVAENLGPILFLCEVAGDPYEVLPPEIPDIFVADTVDSIAYDVTWDSDDTVNPAVFFELVELSGFQRIIDNAEGFDNWTNNDFSISSDHSHSAPSSFYSGSGNNFNRYIKTDSTIAVLTGDTLRLWTWYDIEKDWDYGYVEVSIDGSAFTTLEGNITTTSNPNGNNRGNGITGNSLGWVEGLFDLSSYVGQEIYIRLTYETDGYVVEEGIYFDDIYPVNGYASEVIVSSTITGDHYSFTDKAPGSYYYRVRAQDAEGQWSLFSPIVNTYVKAGGAVCFDTDGDGYGNPDHLENTCPDDNCPSIYNQDQADADSDGVGDVCDNCPAVSNPDQLDSDGDGVGDDCDNCPTLANANQADVDSDTVGDLCDNCPEDPNPNQIDTNGDGIGDKCCCIELRGNLDYELPDEVNIADLTYLVAYLFTGGPPPLCLEEGDIDGNGEINIADLTYLVSYLFTGGTDPVVCP is encoded by the coding sequence ATGCGCTATTGTCATATTCTCATTCTTGCTCTTGTCCTGTTGCTGGTGGCTGGTTATGCCGGTGCTGTTGCCGCAGAGTACATGCAGGTAAAAATCTTTATTGACACCAAGGCAGACTACATCAAGTTCCGGTCCTTACCTCTTGATCGGGTGTTCCAGACCGACGACTATGTTGAGATTATTACCAACAAGGAGGAGTTGACAGAGCTCGAAATAATGGGCTTCCGCCTTGAGGTTATACATGCTGATCTCGTGACATTCTACCGAAACCGGCTCGATATCCACAAGGACATGGGCGGGTACATGACGCTCTCGGAAGTATACGCCGCGATCGATGTAATCGTAGCAGACCATCCAACTATCGTTTCGACCAAGCACAATCTGGGTTCAAGTATCGAGGGGCGGCCGATATGGGCGATCAAGATATCGGACAATCCCAATGTCAACGAAGACGAACCGGAAGTGATGTTCAATTCCGCTATCCATGCCCGCGAGGTAATCACGCCGCTCGTAGTGCTACACGCCATAGATCACCTGACCGACAATTATGGGGTACTTCCGGAGATCACCGAACTGGTCAATAACCGTGAAATCTGGTTTGTACCGATAGTGAATCCGGATGGGTACTATCACAACGAAGTCACCAACTCGGGTGGCGGCGGCATGTGGCGCAAGAATCGTCGGGACAATTTGGACGGTACCTGGGGGGTAGATCTCAACCGTAACTTCGGCTACCAGTGGGGGTACGATGATGTCGGGTCATCCCCGTACTGCAGTACGCAAACATACCGAGGGACCGGTGCTTTCTCTGAGCCTGAGACCCAGCATATGCGGGATTTTACCATTGCCCACAGTTTCGTTAACACGGTGTATATTCACTCCTATTCCAATCTGATCCTTTATCCGTGGGGTTATGACTACCTGTTGACACCGGAGAATGATCTCTTTGCTGCGATGGCCGACTCGATGGCAACCTTTAATGGTTACACCGCTGAACCGTCCCATGGTCTCTACCCGGCCAACGGCGTCTCTGATGATTGGTGTTATGGAGAGCAGGTTCTTAAGAACAAGAACTATGCCTTCACTTTTGAGGTCGGCAGTAGCGATGACGGCTTCTGGCCCGATCCTTCACGCATCTCGGCCCTTGTGGCCGAGAACCTGGGGCCGATCCTGTTCTTATGTGAGGTAGCCGGGGATCCTTACGAAGTTCTGCCCCCGGAGATACCGGACATATTCGTGGCGGATACGGTGGACTCGATCGCATACGATGTTACCTGGGACTCTGACGACACCGTCAATCCAGCGGTATTCTTCGAATTGGTGGAACTGAGCGGATTTCAGCGGATCATCGACAATGCAGAAGGCTTCGACAATTGGACCAATAACGATTTCTCGATCTCAAGCGATCACAGCCACTCGGCGCCGAGCAGCTTCTACTCAGGCTCCGGGAATAATTTCAATCGCTATATTAAAACCGATTCCACAATCGCAGTCCTGACCGGGGACACCCTGCGACTATGGACATGGTATGATATTGAGAAAGACTGGGACTATGGCTACGTCGAGGTTTCCATCGATGGTTCGGCTTTCACCACCCTTGAGGGGAACATCACCACAACCAGCAACCCGAATGGCAACAACCGTGGGAACGGGATCACTGGAAATTCCTTGGGATGGGTTGAGGGACTGTTCGATCTGTCAAGTTATGTCGGACAGGAAATATACATTCGTTTGACCTATGAGACTGATGGATATGTTGTCGAAGAAGGAATCTACTTCGACGATATCTATCCGGTGAATGGATATGCTTCCGAGGTTATTGTCTCCTCGACGATCACCGGGGACCACTACTCCTTTACCGACAAAGCCCCGGGGAGCTACTATTATCGAGTTCGCGCTCAGGATGCTGAGGGGCAGTGGAGCCTTTTCTCGCCGATTGTTAATACCTATGTGAAAGCGGGTGGTGCTGTTTGCTTTGACACCGATGGTGACGGCTACGGTAACCCGGACCATCTCGAGAACACTTGTCCGGACGATAACTGTCCATCAATTTACAATCAAGATCAGGCCGATGCAGATTCCGATGGGGTCGGCGACGTGTGCGACAACTGTCCGGCTGTATCAAATCCCGATCAACTGGACTCCGACGGCGACGGTGTGGGTGATGACTGTGATAACTGCCCGACCTTAGCAAATGCTAATCAAGCAGACGTTGACAGCGATACGGTTGGTGACTTATGCGACAACTGTCCTGAAGATCCTAACCCCAATCAGATCGATACCAATGGCGATGGTATTGGAGATAAATGCTGTTGTATCGAATTGCGCGGCAATCTCGACTATGAATTACCCGATGAAGTCAATATTGCTGACCTGACCTACCTTGTAGCCTACCTGTTCACTGGTGGTCCTCCTCCTCTGTGCTTGGAAGAAGGTGATATAGATGGCAATGGTGAGATCAATATTGCTGACTTGACCTATCTCGTTTCGTACTTGTTCACTGGTGGCACAGATCCGGTG
- the qmoC gene encoding quinone-interacting membrane-bound oxidoreductase complex subunit QmoC, with translation MASVRTMDPDLNLIHDLRKAGGDTLNKCYQCATCSIVCDLSPADKPFPRKEMLMAQWGQTERLVADPDIWLCHQCADCTTYCPRGARPGDVLAAIRNFIYRAYSVPAFMGKALPSPAALPILLAVPIAILLACVLMFAPTGVDGSYLFLAAGHTIDFNVFLPHSTVDVVFVGATLLVFILAVFGFTRFWKALKAGNPEVKMSFIPALIATMVEFISHSRFKQCEENRPRATAHLLLVLGFGLAFASTILVFVQTFIPHYIQAFFVEDFHPFFEVPASELPFGLANHIKILGILGGIGILVGTLMLLYRHWTDADKVGANGYADSLFLYVVFFAGLTGMAAWLVRLSGAAMGAYACYFAHLLCVFMLLVYLPYSKFAHMVYRTLALTHCRMIGREPRT, from the coding sequence ATGGCGTCTGTGCGGACAATGGACCCTGATCTGAATCTTATTCACGATCTCAGAAAAGCCGGTGGTGACACACTTAACAAATGTTATCAATGCGCAACCTGTTCGATCGTGTGTGACCTCTCCCCGGCCGACAAGCCATTCCCACGCAAAGAGATGCTAATGGCGCAGTGGGGGCAGACCGAACGCCTGGTTGCAGACCCCGACATCTGGCTTTGTCATCAGTGTGCCGATTGCACCACCTATTGCCCACGAGGTGCCCGTCCAGGCGACGTTCTCGCAGCAATCCGGAACTTCATATATCGAGCATACTCGGTCCCCGCCTTCATGGGAAAAGCCCTGCCCTCTCCAGCTGCATTGCCGATCCTGCTGGCGGTGCCCATTGCGATCTTGCTGGCCTGTGTCCTGATGTTCGCCCCGACCGGAGTTGATGGCAGTTATCTATTCCTGGCAGCAGGCCATACTATTGATTTCAACGTCTTCCTCCCCCACTCCACTGTGGATGTGGTCTTTGTAGGGGCAACGCTCCTGGTGTTCATACTTGCTGTTTTCGGTTTTACTCGATTCTGGAAAGCGCTAAAAGCTGGCAATCCTGAGGTCAAGATGTCATTCATACCGGCGTTGATTGCTACCATGGTAGAGTTCATTTCACACAGCCGGTTCAAGCAATGCGAAGAAAACCGACCGAGAGCAACTGCTCATCTTCTGCTGGTACTCGGCTTCGGACTGGCCTTCGCATCGACGATACTCGTGTTCGTACAGACATTTATCCCGCACTATATACAAGCGTTCTTTGTTGAAGATTTCCATCCTTTCTTCGAAGTCCCAGCCAGTGAGCTTCCGTTTGGCCTCGCCAATCACATCAAGATACTCGGTATTCTCGGAGGAATAGGTATTCTCGTGGGCACGCTTATGCTGCTCTATCGCCACTGGACCGATGCGGACAAGGTTGGTGCCAACGGGTATGCTGATTCGTTATTCCTCTACGTTGTGTTCTTTGCTGGCCTTACTGGTATGGCAGCCTGGTTGGTTCGTCTGTCGGGAGCTGCTATGGGGGCGTATGCGTGCTATTTCGCCCACCTGTTGTGCGTCTTCATGTTGCTGGTCTATTTGCCGTACTCGAAATTCGCCCACATGGTCTACCGCACTCTGGCTCTGACACATTGCCGGATGATCGGGAGAGAACCGCGAACGTAG
- a CDS encoding ogr/Delta-like zinc finger family protein produces MEDKKKIDICPHCGQKMHLWQPPVEANWGLHAHYVCFNDDCSYYVKGWEWMRTEYDQNISYRHRVDPETGQSSPLPAWSSQAHRDRIIDREGE; encoded by the coding sequence ATGGAAGACAAAAAGAAGATAGATATATGTCCACACTGTGGGCAGAAAATGCACCTTTGGCAACCTCCGGTCGAAGCCAACTGGGGCTTGCATGCACATTACGTCTGTTTCAACGATGACTGCTCCTATTATGTGAAGGGCTGGGAATGGATGCGAACCGAGTATGACCAGAACATCTCATACCGTCATCGCGTTGACCCGGAGACAGGGCAGAGTTCACCTCTACCGGCATGGTCGTCGCAGGCTCACCGAGATCGTATTATCGATCGGGAAGGGGAGTAG